One genomic window of Glycine soja cultivar W05 chromosome 9, ASM419377v2, whole genome shotgun sequence includes the following:
- the LOC114368957 gene encoding uncharacterized membrane protein At4g09580-like: MGKQGLNTVEQQSVAPTASKFPLSFWEATVASTVALVFAVGLLGVYLTMPDSDYSFLKLPRTLEDLQLLRDNLESYTSDYTAQVLVGYCVVYIFMQTFMIPGTVFMSLLAGALFGVFKGVALVVFTATAGASSCYFLSKLIGRPILSSLWPEKLKFFQTQVAKRRKGLLNYMLFLRLTPTLPNTFINFASPIVDVPYHIFFLATVIGLIPAAYVTVKAGLALGELQSVGDLYDFNSIATLFLIGVVSVTPTLISKNES, encoded by the exons ATGGGGAAGCAGGGTCTAAACACGGTGGAGCAACAATCTGTGGCACCGACAGCATCCAAGTTTCCGTTGAGCTTTTGGGAAGCCACGGTGGCTTCAACGGTGGCGCTGGTTTTTGCGGTGGGTCTTCTCGGCGTGTACCTCACCATGCCCGATTCCGATTACAGCTTCCTTAAACTCCCTCGTACCCTCGAAGACCTTCAACTCCTACG AGATAACCTTGAGAGCTATACAAGTGACTACACTGCACAAGTCTTGGTGGGGTACTGCGTGGTTTATATTTTCATGCAGACTTTCATGATTCCAGGGACTGTGTTCATGTCATTGCTTGCTGGAGCACTCTTTGGAGTCTTTAAAGGTGTGGCTCTGGTTGTGTTCACTGCCACAGCAGGAGCTTCTTCATGCTATTTCCTGTCTAAACTTATTGGACGACCTATTCTCTCCTCTCTGTGGCCTGAAAAGTTGAAATTCTTCCAAACCCag GTGGCTAAAAGAAGAAAGGGTTTGTTGAACTACATGCTTTTTCTAAGACTGACTCCGACCCTACCCAacacatttattaattttgcttCACCAATTGTGGATGTGCCTTATCATATTTTCTTCTTGGCAACTGTTATTGGACTAATACCTGCTGCTTATGTCACTGTCAAG GCTGGGTTGGCTCTTGGAGAGTTACAATCTGTGGGTGATCTTTATGATTTCAACTCAATTGCTACATTGTTCCTCATTGGTGTAGTTTCAGTCACACCCACACTAATAAGCAAGAACGAATCATAG
- the LOC114367042 gene encoding uncharacterized protein LOC114367042 yields MRASLIRTGSVPVQNTLLPASPRVSLTRQASFAAADKSLAHSPRLSMHSSHSNPRRFSSERDGENFGVRRDLNRTGSRSFPPIVPHEEEFLSDAAPRKLGIRPEDLRFGGGDGGDNGGTCLTGGNGREWMKIGAYYEEMLRSNPTDALLLRNYGKFLHEVEKDTARAEEYYGRAILANPGDGELLSLYGTLIWETQRDEDRAKSYFDQAIHAAPNDCTVLGSYAHFMWEAEEEEEVVNGGVTEITATEMIAAF; encoded by the exons ATGAGAGCTTCTCTCATCCGAACCGGCTCCGTGCCGGTCCAGAACACGCTCCTCCCCGCTTCACCGCGAGTCTCACTCACGCGCCAAGCCTCCTTCGCCGCCGCCGACAAGAGTCTCGCTCATTCTCCCAGGCTTTCCATGCATTCTTCCCACTCCAACCCCCGCAGATTCTCGTCGGAGCGCGACGGCGAGAATTTCGGCGTTCGCCGGGATCTGAACCGAACCGGATCGCGCTCGTTCCCGCCGATCGTGCCTCACGAAGAGGAATTCCTCTCCGACGCCGCTCCGCGCAAGCTCGGAATCCGGCCGGAGGATCTACGATTCGGAGGTGGAGACGGCGGCGATAACGGTGGAACATGTCTCACCGGCGGAAACGGCCGCGAATGGATGAAAATCGGCGCGTACTACGAGGAAATGTTGAGGTCAAATCCGACGGACGCGCTTCTGCTGAGAAACTACGGCAAATTTCTTCACGAG GTGGAGAAAGACACGGCGAGAGCAGAGGAATATTACGGAAGAGCGATTCTCGCGAACCCTGGCGATGGCGAATTGCTTTCTCTCTACGGAACGCTTATTTGGGAAACGCAGAGGGACGAAGACAGAGCCAAATCTTACTTTGACCAAGCCATTCACGCCGCTCCTAATGATTG TACGGTTCTGGGATCGTATGCGCACTTCATGTGGGAAgcggaggaggaagaagaagttgTTAACGGAGGAGTGACGGAGATAACGGCGACGGAGATGATCGCTGCTTTTTAA
- the LOC114368956 gene encoding RNA-binding protein 34-like: MGKRKQKDLQQSSQTDTVSTPSSIFSKLFAIAPERTTATTAASLFSDDNPFRRKPTPLSDSTNRTQNPNDGDHPVNTDSGEEKKRKRNKEKTDKTPAPAIDTVVSVIEASDKSEKKRKRDSDEGKDLIVGAEASGKRKRKRGEVEKDWEEKKYGIVEEGLENKTVGIKRKTLDDPADMMVSKEGFDDEDKLLRTVFVGNLPLKVKKKTLLKEFKKFGEVESVRIRSVPIQDTKKPRKGAILAKKINDAADSVHAYIVFKTEQSAQASLSHNMSLVEGNHIRVDRACPPRKKHKGESTPLYDDKRTVFVGNLPFDVKDEELYQLFCGISNLESSIEAVRVVRDPHLNVGKGIAYVLFKTKEAAKFVVKKRNLKLRDRELRLSHAKVDATPSKRPNPSSAHAPSTPAKRPYPLAHAPSTPAKEFSVASRSPSSSNNMSKSNRKTNASYQGLRATKSDVHKKIQGGEKPKERMTKRPSVAARKAKAKLGKESDLPKQAGMKRKLDSRTPDSTLRNRKVKKNR, translated from the exons ATGGGTAAGAGGAAACAAAAGGACTTACAACAATCCTCCCAAACCGACACCGTTTCAACACCTTCCAGCATTTTCAGCAAGCTCTTCGCCATCGCGCCGGAACGGACCACCGCAACCACCGCCGCCTCTCTATTTTCCGATGACAACCCCTTTCGAAGAAAACCTACTCCACTTTCCGACTCAACAAACCGCACTCAGAACCCTAACGACGGCGACCACCCCGTGAACACCGATTCCGGCGAGGAAAAGAAGCGGAAGAGGAACAAGGAAAAAACGGACAAAACCCCAGCCCCAGCCATCGATACCGTTGTTTCCGTAATCGAAGCTTCGGATAAATCggagaagaagaggaaacgCGATTCCGACGAAGGAAAAGACCTTATTGTGGGTGCAGAAGCGAGTGggaagaggaaaaggaaaaggggcGAAGTTGAGAAAGATTGGGAGGAGAAGAAGTATGGGATTGTGGAGGAAGGGCTTGAGAATAAAACCGTTGGGATCAAGAGGAAGACGTTGGATGATCCAGCTGATATGATGGTTTCAAAGGAGGGTTTTGATGATGAGGATAAACTCTTAAGGACTGTTTTCGTTGGGAATTTGCCTCTCAAGGTGAAAAAGAAGACTCTTTTGAAGGAGTTTAAGAAGTTTGGTGAGGTTGAGTCTGTGAGGATTCGTTCTGTCCCAATACAAGAT ACCAAGAAACCTAGAAAGGGAGCTATCCTTGCGAAGAAAATAAACGATGCTGCTGATAG TGTTCATGCatacattgttttcaaaacagaGCAATCGGCACAGGCTTCTTTGTCACACAACATGTCCCTG GTTGAAGGAAATCACATTCGTGTTGATAGGGCATGCCCACCCCGCAAGAAACATAAAGGGGAGAGTACTCCACTTTATGATGATAAGAGAACTGTTTTTGTGGGCAACCTCCCATTTGATGTGAAG GATGAAGAgctttatcaattattttgtgGTATATCCAACCTGGAATCAAGTATAGAAGCTGTCAGAGTTGTTCGAGATCCTCATCTTAATGTTGGAAAGGGTATTGCTTATGTGCTATTTAAAACCAAG GAAGCTGCTAAATTTGTTGTTAAGAAACGGAACTTGAAGCTTCGTGACCGAGAGTTGAGACTCTCTCATGCCAAAGTTGATGCTACCCCGTCTAAAAGGCCAAACCCATCATCAGCTCATGCTCCTAGTACCCCTGCAAAAAGGCCATACCCATTAGCACATGCTCCTAGTACCCCTGCAAAGGAGTTTTCTGTGGCTTCACGGTCTCCATCAAGCAGTAATAACATGTCAAAGTCAAACAGAAAAACCAATGCATCTTATCAGGGTCTACGTGCAACCAAATCTGATGTGCACAAGAAAATCCAAGGAGgagaaaaaccaaaagaacGCATGACAAAAAGACCTTCAGTAGCTGCCAGAAAGGCTAAAGCAAAATTGGGCAAGGAGAGTGATCTACCAAAACAAGCAGGGATGAAACGCAAGCTTGATAGTCGTACTCCAGACAGCACCCTACGTAAtaggaaagtaaaaaagaacagGTAG